GGCGTCCTGCGCAGGCGCAGCGCGGCGGCCACCAGCGCCAGCCCGAGCAGCAGCGTCACCAGGTCGAAGCCGGCCACCGCCCACAGGCCCATGCCGATGCTGCGCGCCAGGCCGGCGCCGCCCGTGGCTGCGTTCAAGAGCGGCAGCAGCGCGAACAGCAGGCCGCCCAGGCCCAGCTGCAGCTGCCACATCCAGCGCCTGGGCAGCAACAGCGCCGCCAGCGCGGCCACGCCCCACACCGCGAAGAACCAGCCGATCTCGGCGTCGGCGCGCTGCGCGACTGCGTTCGGCAGCAGGCGGTTGGCCCAGAAAAAGGCGGCCATCGCCAGCGGCAGGCCGGCCACTGCGCCCAGGTTGAGGCCGTCGACCAGGCGCAGGCCGACGCCGCTGGCGAACCCCGCTTCCCCCTGCTTGCGCAGCTTGGCCAGCTTGGGCCGTTCCTTCACCGCCCACATCAAGAGCCCGGTGGCCACCATCACGCAGCCGGCCAGGCCGGACAGGAAGAACAAGGCGCGCAGCAGCGGATCGGCGAAGCGGCCCACGTGCAGGCCAACCATGACGCCGCGCGTGGCCACGGCGGCGCCGTTCTCTCCGGTGCGCGACTGCAGCGTGCCGCTGACGCCGTCGAAGGTCATGGTCGGCAGGTCGTTGCCGATGCCGTGGCCCTCGCCCTGGACCACCGTCACCGTGGCGCGCGCATCGCCGGCCAGGTTGACGGTGACCCGGCCCACCGGCGCGCCATGCCAGGCGGCGCTGGCCTGCGCCAGCATCGGCGCCAGGGGCGCCAGCGGCGCGCGCTCGCCGGACGGCTTGGCGTTGCCGGCCGGCCCGCCGTTCAGGTCGGCGTAGAAAGCATCGGTGCGGTCCTGGTACACGGCCTGCACGCCGCCCGGCAGGTACAGGAACATCAAGGTGACCAGGCCGGTGTAGGTGATCATCAGGTGGTAGGGCAGCGCCAGCACGGCGCTGACGTTGTGGGCGTCGAGCCAGGAACGCTGTCCCTTGCCGGGCCGGAAGGTGAAGAAATCCTTGAAGATGCGTTTATGGGTGACGATGCCCGACAGGATCGCCACCAGCATGAACATGGCGCAGCAACCCACGATCCAGCGGCCCCAGATGGCGGGCATGTAGTGCAGGTCGAAGTGCAGGCGGAAGAAGAAGTCGCCGCCCTGCGTGGCGCGCGCCTTGCCCAATTCCTGGCCGCTGGCCGGGTCGAGCACGGCGCTGCCGAACTGGCGCTGGCCGCGCTTCGGTTCTTCCTTCCTGGCGCCGGCCTGGCCGTCCGCCCCAGGTTGCGGCTTCGGCGCCGGCACCCAGCTGGCGCGCACGGTCGGGTCGCGCTCGCTCGGCATGGTGACGTACCAGCGCCGGCCGCCGGCCGCCTTGTGTTCCAGCACGCGCTGGGCGTTGGCAATGGCGGTTTCCTGCGTCGCCGGGACCGATGCCGCGGCGTGCAGCTCGGGTTTCATCCACAGCGTGATCTCGTCGCGGAAGTAGCTGGCGGTGCCGGTGGCGAACACCATGAACAGCACCCAGCCGACCAGCAGGCCGGACCAGGTGTGCAGCCATGCCATCGACTGGCGGAAGCCTTCCTTCATGACTGGCCTCCGCTGCGGGCCAGCAGCACCAGGCCCGGAACGACGGCGAACAGCGCCAGGCCGACCCAGGCGCGGGTGGCGCTGCGGGCGGCGAAGGCCCACATCGCCGCGCACGGGTACACGGCCAGCCCGGTCAGGGTGGCGCTGACCACCGCCTCCACCGGGCGCAGCGGCAGCACGGCCGCCAGGGCGTTGGTGGACAGCGCGGCGACGCCGTAGCCGCCCAGGATCGCGGCCAGCGCGCGCGCGGCGACCGCGCCGCGTTGGCGCAGGGTGATCCCGGCGCGGCGCTGCTTCGGTGCCGGCCTCGGCGCGGCGGGATGGTCGGACATGTCGACTGCGTTCATGGTGTCCTCAGAAGGTGGCGCGCAGCGTGGCGGCGAGGTTGCGCGGTTCGCCGTACCAGTTGCCGCCGCCGGTGCTGCCCAGCGTGCGGTAGTAGCGCTTGTCGAACAGGTTGTTCAGGTTGACGGCGAGGTCGAGGTTGCGGTCGATGCGGTAGCCGACGCGGCCCGACCATAGCGCGTAGCCGCGCTGCTCGATGCGCAGCGCGCCGCTGGTCTTGTAGGCCAGGCTCTGGGCGTTGACGCCGGCGCCCGCGCTCCAGGCCGACCAGGCCCCTGGCGGCTGCCAGTTGGCCCACAGGCGCGCGATGTGCCTGGGCGTGAAGGTCGACAGCGGCTGGTTCTCGTTGGCGCTGGCCGTGCCGGTGGCGGTGCGGTCGCGCAGATAGCGGGTCTGGTTGAAGGTATAGCCGGCGGCCAGTTCCACGCCCGGCAGCAGGCCGCCGTTGAGTTCCGCGTCCAGGCCCTGGCTGCGCACCTTGCCTTCGGCGACGTAGCAGGACCCACCTAGCGGCGAGGCCGGGCAGGGCGTCGGCTGGCCGGGGTCGACCTGCGAGCGGTTATCCTCGATCACGCGGAACAGCGCCAGCGCCGCGTTCAGGCGCCCGCCCGCCAGTTCGCCTTTCAATCCGGCTTCGACATTGCTGCCGGTGGCCGCCTTCAGGGGCTGGCCGCCGGCGGTGACCAGGTTGGCCTGCGAGCGGAAGATCTCGGCGTAGCTGAGATAGCCGGTCCAGTCGCGCGCCAGGTCGACGCTCAGGGCGCCGTAGGGCGTGAACTTGTGGTTTTCCTCGAACGGCGCGATGGTCCAGACGTTGGTGACCAGGTTGCGCGTGCTGGTTTCGAAGTTGCTGACGCGCCCGCCCAGCACCAGCTTGACGCGCTCGGCCAGCGCCAGCCGCAGCGATCCGTACACGCCGGACTGGCGCAGCAGGTTGTGGGTGTGGGCGGCGGCGCGCGCCGGCACGGTCGGCGCCACCGCATAGGCGAACGGATCGAAGGCAAATGGATCGATCGATGGATTGGCGACGCGGTACAGCTGGCTGGCGAGGTCGTAGTCGCGCTGCTGCCAGTTGGCGCCCACCAGCACGTCGTGGCGGCGGCCGAAGGCGTCGAAACCGCCTTCCAGCGTGGCGTCGACGGCGTCCTGGTCGCCCACCAGCTTCTGGCCGAACGAGGACAGCGCCGGGCGCGCGCCGGTCGCGAGGTTCACGGTGCCGAAGGCCGAGCCGCTCAGGTCGTCGTTGGACTCGCGCATGTGGGTCACGCCCAGCTTGGCGTTCCAGCCGGCCTGGAGACGGTGGCGCAGGTCGGCGAAGGCGGTGGTGGTCTTGACGTCGGTGTGCGACCAGGCGGCGTTCAGGTAGGTGTCGCGCGGCAGGTCGAGGTCGCGCCCGTCGCTGTAGCGCGGCAGGCCGCCGTAGAACGGTCGCATGACGTTGCGCTCGACGTCGACGCCGGCGCCGAGCGTGGTGGCGGGGCCGAGGTCGGCTTCGAACACCGCGTAGCCGACGCGGTGGCGGGTGTTCGCCGCGTCGTAGAAGAACTTGCGTTCCTGGCCCACGCCCACCACGCGCGCGCGCAGCGTGCCGGCCGCGTTCAGCAGCACGCTGGCGTCGCCCTCGGCGCGGTAGTCGTCCCAGCGGCCGGCGCTCAGCCGGGCGGCAAGTTGCGCCGCCTTGAGCGGGCGCTTGCGCACCAGGTTGACGGTGCCGCCCGGCTGGCCGGCGCCGTTGAACAGGCCGGCCGGCCCGCGCAGCACCTCGACCCGGTCGAACACCGCCAGGTCGGGGCTGATGGCGAAGCCGTTGCCGCGCTGGGTCGGCACGCCGTCGTACTGCACGGTGTCCACCAGGAAGCCGCGCGAATAGAAGCTGCGCTCGTAGCTGCTGCCCTGCTCGACGACGATGCCGGTGTTGGCCTGCAGCGCTTCGTCGAGCGAACGCAGGTTCTGGTCGTCGAGGCGCTCGCGCGTCAGCACCGTCACCGATTGCGGCGTCTCGCGCAGGCTTGGGCTGCCCTTGGCGACGCCGGCCTGGCCGGCGCCGTAGCGCTCGTCGATGCGGGCGCCGGTGACGACCACGGCGTGGGTGACGGGTTCATCGGCGGCGGGCAGGGACTGGGCCTGGCCGAACGAGGGAAGAGCGGGAAAGGCGAGCGCGAGCAGGGCGCACAGGGGCAGGCGCGGAGGCAAAGTCGTCATGCAGGTTGTTATCGGTGTGGGAAGGGAGGGCGTGCGCGGGGTCAAGGCGAACGCAAATGAGAATGATTCGCATTCTAACGCGATCATTGATTTTTTGGAACCGCTTTTTCCGCTATTGCGGCGCGACTGCGGGCACTACAGCGGGCACCACAGCGGGCGCGGCGGCGATCGTGCTGCCGCCGGTCAGGCGCCGACGGCGTCTTCGCCCCGCACCGCCGCGACCAGGTCGTCGATGCGCCGGCCCTCGCAAGCCAGTGCCAGGCCGGCGCCGAACACCGGCTCCGCCAGGCGCGTGAGCACCGAGCCGCTCGGCATTTCCAGCGCCAGGCGCGCGCCGCGTTCCCAGGCGTGGCGCACCGTGTCGGCCCACAGCACCGGGTGCGCCATGTTTGCGGCCAGGTCGGCGCCGATGCGGGCGCCGTCGAACAGGGCGCGCGCGGCGCTGCTGCTGACGTAGGTGAGCTGGGGACGGCGCAGCGGCACCATTTCCATGGCGGCCGCCAGCCGGCCGGCCTGGTCGGCCAGCAGCGCGCAATGCGACGGCACCGGCACCGCCAGCCGTTCGGCGCGCAGCGCGCCGTGCTGCAGCGCCAGGCCGGCCAGCGCGGCCAGCGCGGCGTCGGAACCCGCCGCCACCAGCTGGCGCTCGCCGTTCAGGTTGGCCAGGTACACCGGCGTGGCCGGCGTGTGCACCGCGGCCAGCAGCGGCGCCAGCTGGCGCGCCGTCAGGCCGGCGATCGCGCTCATGCCGTAGCCGCGCGGATAGGCGTCTTCCATCAGCGTGGCGCGCAGCCGCACCAGGCGCACGGCATCGGCGAAATCGAGCACGCCGGCCGTCACCGCCGCCGGCCAGGCGCCGATCGACAGGCCGGCCACCATCCGCGGACCGGCGCCGTGCGCGGCCAGCACACGCGCCATGGCCACCCCGGCCACCAGCAGGCACAGTTGCACGGCGACGGTCGAGCGCAGCGCGGCTTCGCCGTCGAGCGCCAGGACGTGAAAGGGTGCGTCCGGCGCACGGCCCAGCGCGCGGCCGGCTTCGTCCAGCGTGCGCGCGGTCTCGGGGTGGTCCGGCAGCGCATGCAGCATGCCGGGCCGCTGGGCGCCCTGGCCGGGAAAGGTGAACAGGACGCTCATGCGGCGTCCATGGCCCCGCCGTCGTCGGCCCAAGCCCACGGATCGGCCAGCAGCAGCGGGCCGCGCGCGGTCTTGAGCAGCACGCGCCCGGCGCCGCGCACCAGTTCCGCCAGGGCGAAGCCGCCGTGGCCGGTGTCGACCTGGATATCGAGGCGGCACGGGGCGGCGTCCGCCAGTTTCGCCAGCGCCGCCAGCGTGGCGGCCGGCGGCGCCGCCG
The genomic region above belongs to Massilia forsythiae and contains:
- a CDS encoding PepSY-associated TM helix domain-containing protein, which gives rise to MKEGFRQSMAWLHTWSGLLVGWVLFMVFATGTASYFRDEITLWMKPELHAAASVPATQETAIANAQRVLEHKAAGGRRWYVTMPSERDPTVRASWVPAPKPQPGADGQAGARKEEPKRGQRQFGSAVLDPASGQELGKARATQGGDFFFRLHFDLHYMPAIWGRWIVGCCAMFMLVAILSGIVTHKRIFKDFFTFRPGKGQRSWLDAHNVSAVLALPYHLMITYTGLVTLMFLYLPGGVQAVYQDRTDAFYADLNGGPAGNAKPSGERAPLAPLAPMLAQASAAWHGAPVGRVTVNLAGDARATVTVVQGEGHGIGNDLPTMTFDGVSGTLQSRTGENGAAVATRGVMVGLHVGRFADPLLRALFFLSGLAGCVMVATGLLMWAVKERPKLAKLRKQGEAGFASGVGLRLVDGLNLGAVAGLPLAMAAFFWANRLLPNAVAQRADAEIGWFFAVWGVAALAALLLPRRWMWQLQLGLGGLLFALLPLLNAATGGAGLARSIGMGLWAVAGFDLVTLLLGLALVAAALRLRRTPARAVRLAGSAA
- a CDS encoding DUF3649 domain-containing protein; amino-acid sequence: MNAVDMSDHPAAPRPAPKQRRAGITLRQRGAVAARALAAILGGYGVAALSTNALAAVLPLRPVEAVVSATLTGLAVYPCAAMWAFAARSATRAWVGLALFAVVPGLVLLARSGGQS
- a CDS encoding TonB-dependent siderophore receptor; this translates as MTTLPPRLPLCALLALAFPALPSFGQAQSLPAADEPVTHAVVVTGARIDERYGAGQAGVAKGSPSLRETPQSVTVLTRERLDDQNLRSLDEALQANTGIVVEQGSSYERSFYSRGFLVDTVQYDGVPTQRGNGFAISPDLAVFDRVEVLRGPAGLFNGAGQPGGTVNLVRKRPLKAAQLAARLSAGRWDDYRAEGDASVLLNAAGTLRARVVGVGQERKFFYDAANTRHRVGYAVFEADLGPATTLGAGVDVERNVMRPFYGGLPRYSDGRDLDLPRDTYLNAAWSHTDVKTTTAFADLRHRLQAGWNAKLGVTHMRESNDDLSGSAFGTVNLATGARPALSSFGQKLVGDQDAVDATLEGGFDAFGRRHDVLVGANWQQRDYDLASQLYRVANPSIDPFAFDPFAYAVAPTVPARAAAHTHNLLRQSGVYGSLRLALAERVKLVLGGRVSNFETSTRNLVTNVWTIAPFEENHKFTPYGALSVDLARDWTGYLSYAEIFRSQANLVTAGGQPLKAATGSNVEAGLKGELAGGRLNAALALFRVIEDNRSQVDPGQPTPCPASPLGGSCYVAEGKVRSQGLDAELNGGLLPGVELAAGYTFNQTRYLRDRTATGTASANENQPLSTFTPRHIARLWANWQPPGAWSAWSAGAGVNAQSLAYKTSGALRIEQRGYALWSGRVGYRIDRNLDLAVNLNNLFDKRYYRTLGSTGGGNWYGEPRNLAATLRATF
- the mdcH gene encoding malonate decarboxylase subunit epsilon, which codes for MSVLFTFPGQGAQRPGMLHALPDHPETARTLDEAGRALGRAPDAPFHVLALDGEAALRSTVAVQLCLLVAGVAMARVLAAHGAGPRMVAGLSIGAWPAAVTAGVLDFADAVRLVRLRATLMEDAYPRGYGMSAIAGLTARQLAPLLAAVHTPATPVYLANLNGERQLVAAGSDAALAALAGLALQHGALRAERLAVPVPSHCALLADQAGRLAAAMEMVPLRRPQLTYVSSSAARALFDGARIGADLAANMAHPVLWADTVRHAWERGARLALEMPSGSVLTRLAEPVFGAGLALACEGRRIDDLVAAVRGEDAVGA